Within Azoarcus sp. DD4, the genomic segment GTAACCGGTGTCGTCCATTTCCAGCTGGCCCTTGAAGATGTCCGTGTTCGGCTTGTGGCCGATGGCGATGAACACCCCCTGCAGCGCGACGTCCCGGGTAGAGCCGCTGTCGAGCTGCTTGAGGCGCATGCCGGTGACCCCGGTGTTGTCGCCGAGCACTTCATCCAGCGTCGAATTGAGCGCGAGTTCGATCTTGCCGGCCGCGACCTTTTCCATGAGCTTGTCGATCAGGATCTTCTCTGCACGGAACTTCTCGCGGCGATGCACCAGTGTCACCTTCTTGGCGATGTTGGCAAGGTAGAGCGCCTCCTCCACCGCGGTGTTGCCGCCGCCGATCACTGCGACTTCCTGGTTGCGGTAGAAGAAGCCGTCGCAGGTGGCGCAGGCCGATACGCCGCGACCGGCGAACTTCTCTTCCGAGGGCAGGCCGATGTACTTGGCGGTGGCGCCGGTGGCGATGATCAGTGCGTCGCAGGTGTACTCGCCGGCGTCGCCGATCAGGCGGAAGGGCTTCTCGCCCAGCTTGACGGTATGGATGTGGTCGAACAGCATCTCGGTGTTGAAGCGTTCGGCATGCTTCTGGAAGCGCTCCATCAGTTCCGGGCCCTGGACGCCGTCGGCATCGGCAGGCCAGTTGTCGACGTCGGTGGTGGTCATCAGCTGCCCGCCCTGGGCCAGACCGGTGATCAGCACCGGGTTGAGGTTGGCGCGTGCCGCATACACGGCGGCGGTGTAGCCGGCAGGGCCGGAGCCGAGGATGAGGAGGCGGGCGTGTTTCGTCGTCATGGCAGGGCTTCCCGAGATTGGAGGTGAAACGTCTTTGGCGCGGATTATAGCCGAGCGACTTTGCGGCGCCGGGCAATCGGGCCGATAGTCGGGACCAATGAACCGCCGTCGGGCTCGGCGCGAGCCGTATTGCCCGGCAGGACGGCGGTTAGACGCACGGAGATATTCGTTTATACTTTCGTGCCGTTTGACCGCGACAAGGCCGTCGCATTTGTTCAACCCGCAGCCTGCTCAGGATTCACACGGAGACCTCATGAGTCAGCCGACCGCTGTTTCGACGATCGCGCTCAAGACTTTCCCGCTGTTCCAGGGGTTGACCGACGAGGTGCTGGCGGCGGTTGCGCGGGTCGCGATGATGCGCCGGATTCCGCGTGGTCAGGCCGTGGTTCGCGCCGGCGATCGTACCGACTATGTCTATTTCGTGCTTACCGGCAATCTCAAGGTGGTGGTCAGCGACGAGGATGGCCGCGAGGTCATCCTGTCCATCCTTGGCCAGGGCGAACTCTTTGGCGAAATGGGCATGTTCGGAGAGCAGCCGCGTTCGGCTTCGGTGATCGCGGTGGTGCCGGCCGACCTGGTGATGATCGCGAAGCACGATTTCCGCCAGATCATGCAGGAAAACTTCGAGATCGCCTGGCGCATCATGAGCAATCTCGCCGAGCGCCTGCGCAACGCCGACCGCAAGATCGAAAGCCTGGCGCTGATGGATGTATACGGGCGGGTCGCGCGTCTGCTCATCGACATGGCCGAGGACGTGAACGGCAAGACGGTGGTGGTGCGCAAGATCTCCAAGCAGGACATCGCCAAGATGATCGGCGCCTCGCGCGAGATGGTCAGCCGCGTGATGAAGGATCTCGGCCAGGAAGGCCTGATCGAGGAGACCGCGCAGGGCATCATCCTGCGCGACCGGCTCAACGACATCTGAAAGCCCGCCGCCTTCGGCCGGCCATCCTTTTCGCGACGTCCGTCGCGTCCGAACGTGCGCTGTCCGGCAGCCTCCGCCGGAGGCGCGGCATTTGTATCAAGGGCAAACACCGGCCGACCGCATCGGGCGATCGCATATAATCCCACCTGTTGTTTTTTGCAGTTGTTCTCCTCTGGTCGCCTGCCGATGTTGCCTCGTTCGTCATCCCGTTCTCAACCTCTGCCGGAAAAGCTCTCGCTGTTGCTGCAGGAAGCGCGCTGGCTGATCCTGGGCGTGATGTCGCTGTACGTCGGCCTCATCCTGATCGGTTACAACAAGGCCGACCCCGGCTGGTCGCACGCCGCCCAGGTGGCACGCGTGGCCAACCCCGGCGGCCGTTTCGGCGCCTGGCTGGCAGACCTGCTGCTTTATCTCTTCGGCATTTCCGCGTGGTGGTGGGTGGTGTTCCTTGGCTACAGCCTGATGTGGGGCTTTCGCCGATTGAAGAACCAGCTCACGCTCGACCGCCGGTCCTTCTTCTTCGTGCTGGTCGGATTCTTCGGCGTGCTGATTACCAGCAGCGCACTCGAGTATCTGCGTTTCCATTCTCATGGCGCAGCGGTGCCGCTCACGCCTGGCGGTTTGCTCGGCATGGAGTTCGGGCAACTGATGCAACGCTGGCTCGGTTACACCGGCGGCACGCTGTTGCTGCTGGCGCTGATGGCGTCCGGTCTGTCGCTATTTACCGGCATCTCCTGGCTGGCGGCGGTCGAGCGTGTAGGTTTGGCGATCGAGCAGGCTGTGGCGGGTGCGCAGCAGGCCTACTACCGCTGGCTGGATCGCAAGGCTGGCCGGCAGCTTGCCGAGAAGCGCGAGGCTGTGGTGGAGACCCGCCGGCGCAAGACGGAGCAGGCCGCGCCGGCGCCGCTGCGCATCGAACCCGCCGTTACCGTGGTGCAGAAGTCGGAACGGGTGGAGAAGGAGCGCCAGCAGACGCTTTTTACCGATGCCCCTGAGGGGGGGATTCCGCCGTTGAGCCTGCTCGATCCGGCGTCGGGCGACATCGAGCCGCCGTCGGCCGAGTCGCTGGAATTCACCTCCCGGCTCATCGAAACCAAGCTCGGCGACTTCGGTGTGGAGGTCAAGGTGCTGGCCGCCTATCCGGGGCCGGTCATCACTCGTTACGAGATCGAGCCCGCGACGGGCGTCAAGGGCAGCCAGGTGGTAAACCTCGCCAAGGATCTGGCGCGCGCGCTGTCCCTGGTGTCGGTGCGGGTGGTCGAAACCGTGCCGGGCAAGTCGTGCATGGCGCTCGAGCTGCCAAACCCGAAGCGGCAGACCGTGCGGTTGTCGGAGATCGTCGGCTCCAAGGCATACCATGACATGGGCTCCCCGCTCACCGTCGTGCTCGGCAAGGACATCGGCGGCCAGCCGGTGGTGGCCGATCTTGCCAAGATGCCCCACCTGCTGGTGGCCGGTACCACCGGTTCCGGCAAGTCGGTGGGGATCAACGCCATGATCCTGTCGCTGCTCTACAAGAGCGAGCCTGAGCGGGTGCGGATGATCATGGTCGATCCGAAGATGCTGGAACTCTCGATCTACGAGGGCATTCCGCACCTGCTGGCGCCGGTCGTCACCGACATGAAGCGCGCCGCCAACGCGCTCAACTGGTGCGTGGCCGAAATGGAAAAGCGCTACAAGCTGATGGCGGCCGTGGGCGTGCGCAATCTGGCCGGGTTCAACAAGGCGGTGCTGGAGGCGCGCAAGGCGGAGAAGCCGCTGACCAATCCCTTCGCGATCAATCCCGACAACCCCGAACCGCTGGAAACCCTGCCCTACATCGTGGTCGTCGTCGATGAGCTCGCCGACATGATGATGGTGGTCGGCAAGAAGGTCGAAGAGTTGATCGCCCGTCTGGCGCAGAAGGCGCGGGCGGCCGGCATCCACCTCATCCTCGCCACTCAGCGGCCGTCGGTCGATGTCATTACCGGATTGATCAAGGCCAACGTGCCGACACGGATCGCCTTCCAGGTCTCCAGCAAGATCGACTCGCGCACCATCCTCGACCAGATGGGCGCCGAAGCCCTGCTCGGCATGGGTGACATGCTCTACCTCGCACCGGGTACCGGCTTGCCGGTACGGGTTCATGGCGCCTTCGTGGCGGACGAGGAAGTTCACAAGGTGGTCGATCACCTCAAACGGGTGGGGCCGCCCGATTACGTCGAAGGCATCCTGGCCGCACCGGAAGACGACATGGAGGCAGTAGCCGGAGCTGGCGAGGGTGGAGATGGCGAGGCCGATCCGCTTTATGACCAGGCCGTCGAAGTGGTGCTGAAGACGCGCCGGCCATCGATTTCGCTGGTGCAGCGCCATCTGCGCATTGGCTACAACCGTTCCGCCCGTCTGATCGAGCAGATGGAGCGCGCGGGCCTGGTGTCGCCGATGGGCAGTAATGGCAACCGGGAAGTGATCGTCCCGGCGAAGGAGTCCGAATGATGTGCAGACTGTGGGGCCGGCTTGGCCGGACCGTGGCGGGTGTCGCGCTGCTCGCCGCCAGTGCCGGTAACGCGATGGCTGCCGACGGGATCGCACAGTTGCGCCAGTTCGTCGCCGCTACGCGTAGCGCCGAAGGCGACTTCGAGCAGGTCGTGACCGCCAAGTCAGGTCGCAAGCCGCAGAAGTCGGGGGGGACTTTCGCCTTTGCCCGGCCGGGAAAGTTTCGCTGGCAATACGAACTGCCCTACCAGCAGCTGCTCGTCGGCGACGGTGAGAGGATGTGGTCCTGGGACAAGGATCTCAATCAGGTCACGGTGAAGCGTATCGGCGATGCGCTCGGCGCCACGCCGGCAGCCATCCTGTTCGGTGGCAACGATCTGGAGCAGAACTTCGAACTGGCCGATGGAGGTGTTGCCGACGGGTTGGCCTGGGTCGAGGCGCGGCCGCGCAAGCCGGACAGCGGCTTCGAGAACCTGCGCCTGGGGCTGGCGGATGGCCAGCTGAAGCGCATGGAAATGCGCGACAGCTTTGGCCAGGCCACCGCTATCGTATTTTCGCGCCTGGTGCCGAATCCGGCACTCGACGCCGGACGCTTTCGCTTTACACCGCCGCCCGGTGCCGACGTAATTGGCGAAGAAGCCGGCGACGGTCGTAGCGGCAGGCGTTAGGGCGAACTGACGATG encodes:
- a CDS encoding DNA translocase FtsK, whose protein sequence is MLPRSSSRSQPLPEKLSLLLQEARWLILGVMSLYVGLILIGYNKADPGWSHAAQVARVANPGGRFGAWLADLLLYLFGISAWWWVVFLGYSLMWGFRRLKNQLTLDRRSFFFVLVGFFGVLITSSALEYLRFHSHGAAVPLTPGGLLGMEFGQLMQRWLGYTGGTLLLLALMASGLSLFTGISWLAAVERVGLAIEQAVAGAQQAYYRWLDRKAGRQLAEKREAVVETRRRKTEQAAPAPLRIEPAVTVVQKSERVEKERQQTLFTDAPEGGIPPLSLLDPASGDIEPPSAESLEFTSRLIETKLGDFGVEVKVLAAYPGPVITRYEIEPATGVKGSQVVNLAKDLARALSLVSVRVVETVPGKSCMALELPNPKRQTVRLSEIVGSKAYHDMGSPLTVVLGKDIGGQPVVADLAKMPHLLVAGTTGSGKSVGINAMILSLLYKSEPERVRMIMVDPKMLELSIYEGIPHLLAPVVTDMKRAANALNWCVAEMEKRYKLMAAVGVRNLAGFNKAVLEARKAEKPLTNPFAINPDNPEPLETLPYIVVVVDELADMMMVVGKKVEELIARLAQKARAAGIHLILATQRPSVDVITGLIKANVPTRIAFQVSSKIDSRTILDQMGAEALLGMGDMLYLAPGTGLPVRVHGAFVADEEVHKVVDHLKRVGPPDYVEGILAAPEDDMEAVAGAGEGGDGEADPLYDQAVEVVLKTRRPSISLVQRHLRIGYNRSARLIEQMERAGLVSPMGSNGNREVIVPAKESE
- the trxB gene encoding thioredoxin-disulfide reductase, whose protein sequence is MTTKHARLLILGSGPAGYTAAVYAARANLNPVLITGLAQGGQLMTTTDVDNWPADADGVQGPELMERFQKHAERFNTEMLFDHIHTVKLGEKPFRLIGDAGEYTCDALIIATGATAKYIGLPSEEKFAGRGVSACATCDGFFYRNQEVAVIGGGNTAVEEALYLANIAKKVTLVHRREKFRAEKILIDKLMEKVAAGKIELALNSTLDEVLGDNTGVTGMRLKQLDSGSTRDVALQGVFIAIGHKPNTDIFKGQLEMDDTGYLITQGGRNGNATQTSITGVFAAGDVQDHIYRQAVTSAGTGCMAALDAERYLDAIGK
- the lolA gene encoding outer membrane lipoprotein chaperone LolA, with product MMCRLWGRLGRTVAGVALLAASAGNAMAADGIAQLRQFVAATRSAEGDFEQVVTAKSGRKPQKSGGTFAFARPGKFRWQYELPYQQLLVGDGERMWSWDKDLNQVTVKRIGDALGATPAAILFGGNDLEQNFELADGGVADGLAWVEARPRKPDSGFENLRLGLADGQLKRMEMRDSFGQATAIVFSRLVPNPALDAGRFRFTPPPGADVIGEEAGDGRSGRR
- a CDS encoding Crp/Fnr family transcriptional regulator gives rise to the protein MSQPTAVSTIALKTFPLFQGLTDEVLAAVARVAMMRRIPRGQAVVRAGDRTDYVYFVLTGNLKVVVSDEDGREVILSILGQGELFGEMGMFGEQPRSASVIAVVPADLVMIAKHDFRQIMQENFEIAWRIMSNLAERLRNADRKIESLALMDVYGRVARLLIDMAEDVNGKTVVVRKISKQDIAKMIGASREMVSRVMKDLGQEGLIEETAQGIILRDRLNDI